A stretch of DNA from Spirosoma endbachense:
AACATGCCTATCTACTAGCATTGGATTCCATTATTTTCGGTTTCGATGGAGAAAGTTTGAAGATATTACTGGTCAAACGGGGAGTAGAAGAAACCACCTGGTCGTTGATGGGCGGCTGGCTGCAACCCGACGAGAGTTTAGGACAGGCAGCCGCCCGAATACTGCTGGAACTCACGGGCTTAAACAATGTCTATCTGGAGCAGCTTAGTGTCTTTGGTGATCCTGATCGCGATCCAATTGCCCGCACGATTTCGGTAGCCTATTTTGCCCTAGTGAAAGTAGCGGATTATGCATCTAAAATTTCGGAGACCTATCAGGCCCGCTGGTTTTCACTTTACGACTTACCAACCCTGCTTTTCGACCATGCCGATATGGTGGATTTAGCCATTAAGCGACTGCGCTATAAAGCATCTCAGCATCCAATTGGCTTTGAACTCTTACCCGAGAAATTTACCATTCCTCAACTTAAGAAGCTGTACGATGCCATTTACAATACAGAATTCGATAAAAGGAACTTTAGTCGGAAAATCCTCTCGACAAATCTGCTCATTAAATTAGATGAGAAGCAAAAAGGGTTCTCCCGGAAAGGAGCTTATTTCTACCAGGTTGATACGCAGAAATACCAACAATCGACCCATTCCTTTTTAAACTTTATTCCCAATCCAGACGCTGTGCTGTAAGCGTATAGTTGCTGATATGTGAACAATTGGAATAATTGACGGAAACTGCTACTGATTTACCCGAGGAAGATGCTCCATTTGCCAACGTATGTCAGATCCGTTTGAGCCTGGCTGAAAAACATTCGATGGGTATAAACTAATTGGTAAGTACTTGTTATAGAGTCTGTACACGGTAGCCGTGTATAGCCCTTTTCTGGGTCTAAAAGCCTAAAAAAGTGTGGATAGAAGTGAACGCCCGATTTCTCTGAGATCGGGCGTTTTTTTGATAGAATACTTCTGATTTGATTCACAGAGTAGGCACTGTTTACCGCATTGATACAGTAAAGAGAGTGCATTTGGCTGTTTTATGGGAAAGCCTCAACTTATGAAAACACGCCTGTTCTTCCTAAAGCTAATGATGGTTAGCGCTATTGCCTTTTGCCAGAGTCCGGCGACCACAAGGCTGTATTTTGTAGCTATGCCTGCCAATTCATTCCATACGACACTGAATCCGGATAAGCCCATCAAGATTGGTCGCTGCACACTACTGGAAACAAACGCGGATAGTTTAGGAATTGTCGTAACCAATAAGAAAACCGCCTATTTACATTTCGAGCGAGGACGCACCTATTACTTTCGGGTGTATGGGGGCCATTCGGTTCAGAGCATGACATCGCTGGTTTCGGAGACGGAGTTCTGGCTCGATGTAGGCTTTAATGGTGCATCGACCTACCGTCATTATTTTCTGGATAAAGAGAAAGGGTTAACATTACTGGAAGACTAGAGCTCGGCCAAGGTAAATCTATCAGGTTTTTGAAACCGCCCCGGCGGCTCGGCTGATAGATTTGTTATCAAGCTACCTGCAACCGATCGATCAATTTGCTCGGTCAATTGCTTACAATCTTCTAAATTGCTTATAGTCAATGGTATATTGTAGTTTATTGACCTTGGTGGTAAATCCAAACTCAGTATGAACGAAGTTCAGGTGACTCGCAGTTTTCTAAAGAATCCCTTGAGCAGTCTGATTATTCTGCTTGCAATAGTGGTGCTCATCGAGTTCCTGTCCTGGAACATCGCCTATGAGGCAAAACTAAACCTAGTCAATCGTGAGGGTGGACTATCGGCCTATATAACCGTCCTGGTGCGAAGCCTGATTATTCCTGAGATCACTACCGCGCTAATTATCGCGGCCTTGCTGAATCTGTTTCACCGCCTGTTTAAGATTACCCATGTAAAATTAAACTGGACATCCCTTGTCCGTTATGAACTCAGTTTTCTGCCTGTTTTGCTTCTTGCTTATCTCATTTTTAGTCCAATTACTCAAACCGTTCGGTTTCTTCTGGAGGCTTATCCCGACTACACGTTAACCACTTACTGGACAGGTTATATTCAGAATTCCTTCTGGTTAGCCATCTACTTGCGGTATCTCCTGCCGGTGTGTATCATTGGTTATCTCCTGCTAAACATTTCGCTGCTTATCGATTTACAAAAGTCAGGTCGAGCCTCTGCAATGGCTTCTTTGTAATGAACGATTTTTCAAAAACGATCAGGTTGTATGTCGAGACGCTTTTGACCTTTATAGCTAACTAAATGCGAGGGAACGGGACGTTAAATCTACTTGGTCTCATAGATCCTCTTTTGGTCGTATGCTAAATCAGCTATACCATTCTACTCAATAGCGCAAACATACTGCTGCAAAGAAAACAGCAGTACTTTCGGTTAGAGTCAGAGCCGTACAACCCCAGCCGTGGACGGTGATTATCAGGAGCAGCATCACTAACCACTGTTCCTCCGTTGCGACCGTCCGCGGCTGCGATGGCACGACTCGAAGCGAAAGTCCTAATCCAGACTAAGTAGTAGCTGAAAACTACCCGCATTTATTGATTGTGTAACCTTCTACACTGGGCGAAAGGATGAATCAAATGTGTCTGGCCCAAACCTAAATTTTAGCCTTACAAACAAGCCTTTAATTGACTAATCTCGTTTTATAGCTAAATGAACGCAGTTAATCCCGTTAGTCCTATGGTTCTTTTCATAACTACAATTGATGGGCACTGTCGAACCCGTGAGTTTTCCTGCCAGTTTCATGAACTTGAACAGGCCTTTGACTTTCTAAATCAGATTGTTGTCCGGGGAGATACTTTACTACAAGCCTGTACGGAAGAGGATGGTCAGCTAACTCAACTCCCGCTCGACGCGTTTGATGGAATTCCTTTTCTGCGTGCCATTGAAAACTTAAAACAGGAATGGCTTTCGGTTCTGGATCATGCTCCGGAGTCTGGATTACCAGTTTATGGTATCCTTCAGGAGTTGATCGAATGGCTTAAGAAACAGATCGATCATTACGAAAAACAAATGGCAATAATTGAGAGCACCATCAGGCACTTTAAGCAACTGCGTTGTCGGGCTGAAAGCTGTAAGCCACATGATTTAAATTTTTCACCGGTCAGCGATCACTTTGTCTCTCTGTTGAACAACTATGAGGAGCAGCTCAGAAAGGTTTCCTTAAGCCATCAACAAGCCCTAAACCGACTTCGCGAGTTAACGATCAAAAACTAAACCCAGAACGTGGAAGCGTAGCCGTTTCCCACCAGTAACTCCGAAGCTTGCGGAAGAAAAATAGCCACTCTTCGGCATTCATCGGTTTGATCAGATAGGAGGATGCGCCCAACTGGTAGGCTTTAAGAATGTCGTCGTTATCCTCTGAAGAACTAAAGATAACGATCGGAACATGGCTTAGCGGGGCAGGCATTTGTTTGATTTGTTCGAGTAGCTGCCAGCCATCCGAATTGCGGGGAAGGTACAGATCCAGTAAAATCAATTTCGGTTGTTCCCATTCCTGATATTGCCACTGATCCAGCCGATCCAGTGCCTGCTGTGGCGTACTAACCCGTACGACGGTTACTTCAATTAGGCACTGACGAATAGCGGACTGGATAAGTAGCCAATGATCATCATTATCTTCAACGATCAATAACTTAGCCTGATTGAAGTTGGATTTTCGAGCTAATTGATCAGCAGTCAGTTTCATGGGTCGATAGCGTGTTAATGTCTCTTATTAACAATCTATTTGTCTATAGGTTATAAAATTTAACCTGACTGATTAGCCATCGTAGCGATATTGATTACTAGCTGACAACTCGAAGCAAAAAGACGCCAAATGCCTGGCTATACCTGAACCCCGGCGTTTTTTAATCACAGCCATTAGCTACCTAATCCTTTTGGAAAATTCTGCCTTAGGCCAGAAATAACCCTGTCACTCGACCAGCGAGTTAATGAAGCCGATCGGGGCACCACCAAACACACGCAGTTTATCGCTCATGCCTGCTTAGTCGGCCAGGTTTGTTTGGCTCTGAGCTAGAATCGGATAGTAGAACCCAGCCTGAACATGCAAGCTTGCGGAAGTGGGTTAATCATAAAGTCACTTTCTGATTAAACGGCACCAATGTAGAAAAGAATCTACCTGAGCTAACGTGATTCCAGTCTGTAGCCCCCTAAATCATTATTGATCAATGGATTAAATAGTTAATCAATTGTAAAATTAGAAAACAAAATGTCTACTAAAATAGTATATTATAAACTATACTCTTTTTCTAAAGATAGCCTAAGGTATGAAGCCATTATCGCTTTTTTGGGTCCTGATATTGCTGCCCTGCCTAAGCAGGGGTCAGTACAACGGAAGTACATCATACAATCCAGGTATCGCCCTCATTGCCCAGGCAGGCACAGCTGGATTTGGGCTTGAGATTGATAAATCGCTTTCTCAACAGCTAGCACTACGAATCGGGGCTAACAAATTCACGTATAAAGGAACGTTAACTTCGGAGAATGAATCGGATGAGCTCCAGCTTGGGTTTAATTACACCATCAACCTGCTATCCTTCAATGCGTTACTCGATTTTTATCCGTTTAAACAAACGGGATTTCGACTTACGGCAGGTGCTTTTTACAACTTAAATCAGGTCACCTTTCTGGGTAAGCCTACGAAAGACGTTCGGTTTAACGATGTCGTTTTCACGATTGATCAGATTGGCATTGTTGAAGGGAAGGCAGATTTCCCGCGTATAGCCCCTTACGCGGGAATTGGCTGGGGGCATCCGTTTATGCGCAGCAGGATAAAGCTCATGGCCGATGTCGGTTTCTTTTACCAGCAATCCCCTGGCATCACACTCGTCACAACGGGTATGCTGACACCTTCCAGCGATCAGGGACCGGTGATCGAAAATAACCTTAAACCGCTGAAATACTATCCGTTAATCAGCATTGGCCTTTCTTACACGATTCGATTCACTCGCAATTAGCTAGCTATACCGCCATGAACATGAACAACCAAATCGGCTGGTTAAATCGTATGAACAAGTCGATCCTGTCAAGTCTCCTAATCATATTGATCGTGGGGTGCCAGGATCTGAAAGACATTCAACAGCTTGATCCGCTGAAAGGCGTTGTATTCAAGATCAATTATGAACCTTCACCCACCACCATTCAGGGATTGGTGGTTGACGCTAAAACCGGCACTCCGCTCAATGTGCCCGTTCAGTTTACTATTTTCGGGCCCGATGCAAGTCGGGTTGTTAGTTATGAGGGTGAAGCGGTATCATCTTTTCAAAGCCCTAAAGCAGATTTATTCCTGGGCTTAACCGGCAATGTTCCGTCGTCCACCAAACCGGCCGAATTAAGGATTGTCGTCAGTGCAACCGGTTATATCCATTCAAGCATTTATTTATTCATCGACAAAGCCAAACCAGAACCCTTTTCAATCCGGCTTGTAAAAAAAACCGATCCGCCAGCCGGTGTTGTTCTTAATCAGGAGGGTATTGAAACCGCAACGACGGGTATGACAAAGCAGGCGAGAACAATAACGACGCCATCGAACGCATCGATGACGACCAGTGCAACCGTAACTATACCCGCCAACACACTCCTGACAGATGCTAAAGGGCAACCTGTTGTCGGGAATCTATCTGCACAACTAGTTGCCTATTCGAGTCAAACAGAACCTTCGTTACGCGCTTTTCCGGGAGGATTTACCACACGAGTAACCCGCGACGACCGGGGTAATACGAATGTTAAAGGGACATTTTCGCCCATTGGATACGTGTCTATTGAACTTACTACGGCAAGCGGTCAGCGAGTAACTACGCTTGGCCAGCCAATTATGGCCACGCTGGAAATCGCTGGTCAACTTAAGAATCCACTGACTGGCCAGCCGTTAAAACCGGGGGACCAGCTTCCTGTATTTAGCTATAACGAGACTACAGGCGAATGGACCTACGAGCAAAATGTACCACTCACACAGGCAGGCACTGGTTTAGTGGTCTCGATTCCGGTTAGGCATTTGTCGGGCTATCACCTGGCCTTTTGGACACCATCGGGTGATTGCGTTAATGGAGGCCAATGGACCCTATCGGGAAAACCGGAAGGGAAGCCCATAAAATGGGTACTTTACAATGCCAACCAGCAATACGTGAGCGACGGTTTATCATCGGAGAATACCATTACCATTCCCAGACTATCATCAGGGGCTGCTCGCCTGGACTTGTTTTCGCCCGACGGTAAGCTTGTTGGTAGTTCGACGGTTAGTGATGCCTGCGGAAGTCACACGGCCTCTGTTACCTATCCACAAAATCTAATTGATCTGGACATTTCGGTTACCGCTTATTGCGAAAATAGAACAGATATAGTCGTTTCTCCCAGCGCCTGGGTACGGTACCGGAAAGTTGGAACCACCAATTGGCAACAATCATTTTTGACGGCAGGCCAGGGGAAGCTGGTTGGTCTTGAGCCCAATACAGAGTATGAAGCCGGAGTTGATTACAATGGTTTCAACTCCGTTCGTATCAATTCCGGACAAACATCAGGGAATCAGACCATCCGTATCAAGCTTCCAGATACGATCAGTATCTGTCAACAGTAGCGACTAGAATGTACCTGGAGTCTGGTTTAGGCTATTTTTTAGCCTTCGTTTGAATCTCATCAAAGTCGGCTTTGATCCAGCGGGGTTGTCCAAGGTAACTTGGTAATATAACAAACTGGCCAGTCCTGGTGTCGAGAATAATGGATTCCCGTTCACTTGATACGGCCTGGAAACGACGCGTATCGGTCTGGCCAGGTTCTGGTTGATTCGTTCCTTTAGCGGTAAAATTCGCCAGAATCAGAACGCCTATTATGGTAAGGGCACCCAGAAAAAAGGAGCGCAGGTCGAGTGAAAAATGAATTGTTTTCATTAGCTGAGTCGATTTAAAAGTAATGGTTGTGTATCCCAGACTAGTAAAACACATAAACCTTCATTCTCTACTAGCTTATTCAGGCTAGTATGTGGCATTGGGGTGGTTCAGATGAAGCTGTTGAACCCTTAGTTGATATTTCTATTGTAAAGTGTCCGGCTCAGGTTAATAACGGGCACTTTACAGATCAGGACACTAGCATAGAGCAATAACCCATGTGATTAGCTTAGGCAGTTCAATTTATACTATTTAAGGCAAGCAACAGGTTTGTCGTTCTGTCGATGTTTACTTGATTTCCGATTTCAAGCCTGGAGAACTGGTTAGTGCGAAACTACAATCAGTTTCCAGGAGTCGATCCGACCCGGCTCAAACACATTGCGAATCAATCGCTGATCGTTCTCGTCCTCAAAAGGGTCTCCATTCAGCAAGGCTGATAATAAGCCAGCTGGTGCGGGAATGCCAATGGCTTTTAGCGTACTTTGGCCAATCGAGGCATATTCCATAAGTAATATATGCTTCTGATTAGGGTTATTGAGGTTGACCTTAAGAGTAAGTGTTTGAATAGACGTTTCAGTAGGAGATTGCAGCGAGAGCGAAAAGTTATTACGAAGCCCGTTCGGCCCTGGTGAACCGAAATGATACACATCGCCCGATGATAACCAACCCAGATCAGCCTGCCGCCATCCGTGTAATTTACCAGTCCCGACCCGGCTCAGGTGAGTTTGTAGGGAAGCTATATCATTAAAGTCCTTTATTTTCTGCTTTCGCCCGGGATCGGCGTTTAATGATACATTGTCCGCTAAAACAAGTTGATTTTTTTGCAGGTTATCTGGGCTAAGCTGATCGGTAAGAGCCTGTTTACCGGACCATCTGACGATAGATTGACTGTCTATGTATTTAGCTATGGTAAAAGCCATGATGACCAGTAGACAGACCAGCGATAGTATATTTTGTTGAGCAGGAGTCATGGATGGAATGTCGGTTTACCAGCTAAAGATGCTAAGTTGGGGGAAACCGTTGCTTTGGGTTACTCTCCCGACGAGTGAATGCTTTTTTTTGCATGATTGTCTCCACACGGAGGGGCTATTTGCTGCTTCCAGATGTGTTGCAGTCGAACCTCAACCGCAAATTGCCTCAGGTGAACAGGATTCATGGTTCATTACCTCAACTCTGTCGTTCACGTACATTCTCCGGTGATTAGCAGCCAATCCTGGGGATATCAATTACCGGGCAATTAATTTTAAACACTGATCGGGAAAACCTGTTAAGCTCGTCCGTCACAGATTAAGTAGAATGTGACTTAGCTCGATTAACCAGTAAAAAAATCTACACCCCAACAACATGACTAGCTCTCAAACCAATACAGCTCTTGTACAAAGCTGTTACCAGGCCTTTGGCATGGGTGACTTGGCCCGCTTATTTGACCAACTTCATGACTCTGTTGAATGGCATTCACTCTACATCGAGGGCGTTTCCCTGAACGGAATATATAGCGGGAAAAAGCAATTGGGTGAACTGTTTACCAAAATGGGTTCAGACCTAACCATATCCACGTTTGCTCCCACGGATTTTTTAGCCAGTGAGTCGACTGTTGTCGTTCTTGGCTCTGAAGAGGCAATGGTGAATAAAACACAGAAAACCTATCAGAACCGATGGGTACACGTCTGGCAGATTGCCGAAGGGAAGGTTACGAAGATTACGACCTTTAATTCCGTTGAGAATGTACTTAAAGCCTACACGGCTTGATTTATCAATGTTCGCGGGTATTCGCGTGAGTGAGGCCAGGTTTATTGCCGTGAGGTCAGGTCCTTCAACCTGACCTCTACGGTTTCTCAAAACCGCGTCTGCTATGAACGACCAGGTTTTGAGAATCGCATCGGCGAACCGTCGCATCGGCGAACCGTCGCATCGGCGAACCGTCGCATCGGCGAACCGTCGCATCGGCGAACCGTCGCATCGGCGAACCGTCGCATCGGCGAACCGTCGCATCGGCGAACCGTCGCTCGGCGAACCGTCCTGGCTATTTCAGTTTTGAGAAAGTGACACCACATCAACACATCGCTAAAACGTGAACAATAAAAATGCCCGGACTCACCGAATCCGGGCTTTCTGATCTCTTATTGTATTGAATCCTAATTGTATAGTGCAATATCGTACTTATTTATTGGATAACAAAAATAGTAACAATAGTGCATCTTTATCACATGCAGAACCAGACATTCCTAATTAGCCATCGCTCAACAAAAAAGCAATAACTTACCTGGCCAAATCCCGGCTTTTCTGCCTTTCTACATCGCTACTAATTGCCCGCTGGCCAGCAAGCAAAAACCAGGCCAGTGGGCAATTAAAATTGCCTCGGCCTTCATCTGTTCAGGTATATCATTAAGGAAACTCTCAACAAGTGTTTTAAGCTAATCTGGCCTGAATTTATGGGTAGGGGTAAGCTATTGTGCTGCCGATCGATATACGCATTAAAAAGGACTACCCGGTCAAATTTAACGACAGCTAGCCTTGGGCAGGTAGCATAAAAAACGCCGTGTCTATTCGATACGGCGTTAGTAAACTACTATCCAAATAAAGTTGTTAATGCACAAGTTGGTACAACAATAATGCCTGCTGTTGCCAGTTCAGGGTAGTAGTAGACACAAAACTCTCTTTTTGTAAATATTCTCTACAGGCGGCATTAGGGATAAATGTAGATAACCTGGGGATAGGTGCTATTCCTTAGGAAAAGTAACGCACAATATGTAAATCTATGTTAATTTGGGTAACATAAAGCAACTGTAAGAGAAGGGCAATAGTAACGGCTCGTAAAGTTGTGCAAAAGATTCATGTGTTCCTGAATGAACTGGGCTTCTTCAATCGGTTCACCCATTAGTATCGGCTTTATTCAAACGAGGGTTGTCGCTAAATGGGATTCCGCAACCTTTTACAGCTACATATTTTTGTTGTCCACCCGTGTCCGCTGGCTGTCCGTTTCTGGACAGAAACTACTGAGCTATTCAAAACAAATAGGGTCTTATTCAGCCCAATCGCCATATCGTCTAGATTGGCACTGGATTTGTTTTGCTTTACTATAACTAACAGTTCAGAGTGCCAATCCAATGAAAAGAACCTTTCTGGGGGAGTTTGAAGAAGTAGTCCTGCTGGTGTTGGCGGCTTGTGGAGAAGAGGCTTATGGAGTCATTATCTGGGAGCAACTTCAGCAGCAGACCGGCCGCAGCATTACCATCAGTGCTGTCCATGCAACGCTTTACCGACTCGAAGAAAAAGGCTATTTATCCTCACAGCTGGGTGGTGCC
This window harbors:
- a CDS encoding NUDIX hydrolase, with translation MIDQYKKQHAYLLALDSIIFGFDGESLKILLVKRGVEETTWSLMGGWLQPDESLGQAAARILLELTGLNNVYLEQLSVFGDPDRDPIARTISVAYFALVKVADYASKISETYQARWFSLYDLPTLLFDHADMVDLAIKRLRYKASQHPIGFELLPEKFTIPQLKKLYDAIYNTEFDKRNFSRKILSTNLLIKLDEKQKGFSRKGAYFYQVDTQKYQQSTHSFLNFIPNPDAVL
- a CDS encoding response regulator gives rise to the protein MKLTADQLARKSNFNQAKLLIVEDNDDHWLLIQSAIRQCLIEVTVVRVSTPQQALDRLDQWQYQEWEQPKLILLDLYLPRNSDGWQLLEQIKQMPAPLSHVPIVIFSSSEDNDDILKAYQLGASSYLIKPMNAEEWLFFFRKLRSYWWETATLPRSGFSF
- a CDS encoding PadR family transcriptional regulator; amino-acid sequence: MKRTFLGEFEEVVLLVLAACGEEAYGVIIWEQLQQQTGRSITISAVHATLYRLEEKGYLSSQLGGATAERGGRRKRFFALTALGSKALLEIQAMRQQLWQAIPDGKLQLIGQ
- a CDS encoding nuclear transport factor 2 family protein gives rise to the protein MTSSQTNTALVQSCYQAFGMGDLARLFDQLHDSVEWHSLYIEGVSLNGIYSGKKQLGELFTKMGSDLTISTFAPTDFLASESTVVVLGSEEAMVNKTQKTYQNRWVHVWQIAEGKVTKITTFNSVENVLKAYTA